A DNA window from Maribellus comscasis contains the following coding sequences:
- a CDS encoding 4a-hydroxytetrahydrobiopterin dehydratase: MLLLKEQKCEPCNGNEEPLKSEKIEKYLERLKNDWNVIDNKTIKYSFPFENFKRSMAFAQEVARIAEKEDHHPDLCIHYKSVDVELSTHAIGGLSENDFIMAAKIDEL, translated from the coding sequence ATGTTACTATTAAAAGAACAAAAATGTGAACCCTGCAACGGAAATGAAGAACCATTAAAGAGCGAAAAGATTGAAAAATATTTGGAAAGGTTAAAAAACGATTGGAATGTGATCGACAATAAAACAATAAAGTACAGTTTTCCATTTGAAAATTTTAAACGAAGTATGGCTTTTGCACAGGAAGTGGCGCGGATTGCCGAAAAAGAGGACCACCATCCTGACCTTTGTATTCACTACAAAAGTGTTGATGTAGAGTTGAGCACGCATGCCATCGGGGGTCTGTCAGAGAATGATTTTATTATGGCTGCAAAAATTGATGAATTGTAA